A genomic stretch from Candidatus Ozemobacteraceae bacterium includes:
- a CDS encoding flagellar basal body P-ring protein FlgI gives MKRFSGGRCGSVVALALAGVLTFGDVCPVWAEAQVRIKDIARINTAREYQVLGYGLVTGLDGTGDKTAMSTEMMKGMLQNMGMEIDASAIQTKNCAAVIVTGMLPAFGRTGESFDVTVSSIGDCKSLQGGVLLPTLLKGGNGQVYAVAQGNISIGGFQAGTAGGGGAGGNTPQKNHLTVAQIPNGAIQEQEVGDVFGQDGSFSLVLQRKDTALSRKVKETIERKFGEGWARISNPGTLELTIPSSFKDDPVSFAAAIDELTLTIEEPNRVVINERTGTVIVGNKVRINKVAISQSGLKIEIGDNAQRTPAGGGAKQQPKSGSLVAIQGETTVDDLVTALNSIGASPKDLIAIFQAIEAAGALNGELKIM, from the coding sequence GTGAAACGATTTTCTGGTGGAAGATGCGGTTCGGTTGTCGCCCTGGCCCTGGCCGGCGTGCTGACGTTCGGCGACGTGTGCCCTGTATGGGCCGAGGCTCAGGTTCGCATCAAGGACATCGCCCGCATCAACACGGCCCGTGAGTATCAGGTTCTCGGATACGGTCTGGTGACAGGTCTCGACGGCACCGGCGACAAGACGGCCATGAGCACGGAAATGATGAAGGGCATGCTCCAGAACATGGGTATGGAGATCGACGCTTCGGCCATCCAGACGAAAAACTGCGCCGCCGTCATCGTGACGGGGATGCTTCCGGCGTTCGGCAGGACCGGTGAATCGTTCGACGTGACGGTCAGTTCGATCGGCGACTGCAAGAGCCTCCAGGGCGGCGTTCTGCTTCCGACGCTGCTGAAGGGCGGCAACGGCCAGGTGTATGCGGTCGCGCAGGGCAACATCTCGATCGGCGGGTTCCAGGCCGGAACGGCCGGCGGTGGGGGGGCTGGCGGGAATACCCCGCAGAAGAACCATCTCACGGTCGCGCAGATTCCGAACGGAGCCATCCAGGAGCAGGAAGTCGGAGACGTGTTCGGGCAGGACGGCTCGTTCAGCTTGGTTCTCCAGCGGAAGGACACGGCGCTTTCCCGCAAAGTGAAAGAGACGATCGAACGCAAGTTCGGCGAGGGCTGGGCGCGGATCTCCAACCCGGGCACCCTTGAATTGACGATTCCGAGCAGTTTCAAGGACGATCCGGTCAGCTTTGCGGCCGCTATCGACGAACTGACCCTGACGATCGAGGAGCCGAATCGCGTCGTCATCAACGAGCGCACGGGAACCGTCATCGTCGGCAACAAGGTGCGCATCAACAAGGTCGCCATTTCCCAGAGCGGCCTGAAGATCGAGATCGGCGACAATGCACAGCGCACCCCGGCAGGCGGCGGCGCAAAACAGCAGCCCAAAAGCGGAAGCCTCGTGGCGATACAGGGCGAAACGACGGTCGATGACCTCGTTACCGCCCTCAACAGTATCGGGGCATCCCCCAAGGACCTGATTGCGATCTTTCAAGCCATTGAAGCAGCTGGAGCCCTGAACGGCGAGCTCAAGATCATGTAA
- the rho gene encoding transcription termination factor Rho yields MQQVTAPIHPSEPTKGETVVDESALTYLKLCEEPVKGLRLIAKEFNILGAEKMKKDQMIRAILREHLNRQGLALSEGTLEVLPDGYGFIRTRSYIQNDDDVYVSPSQLKRFGLMNGDHVIAQVRLPKDDESYHSLLRIEAVNGLSLEHLSKRKNFEDGVPVFPTNRFTLETSDLDTSMRVFDLICPIGKGQRGLIVAPPKAGKTVLLKKLANAIIANHPEVLMLILLIDERPEEVTDMRRSVDAEVVASTFDEHISHHIKVSELLLEKAKRYVELGRDVVILLDSITRLARAYNISVPSAGQTLTGGVNPFALHKPKRFLGAARQIEGGGSLTVIATALIDTGSKMDEVIFEEFKGTGNMELHLDRKLFNKRVFPCIDVKMSGTRKEELLMNAEDLNKVIILRRAFEEKGNQEVIEMLVKSISATKSNAEFLSLINPNYKGSGKSGS; encoded by the coding sequence ATGCAACAGGTCACCGCGCCAATTCACCCGTCTGAACCCACGAAAGGGGAAACCGTTGTGGACGAGTCCGCCCTGACGTATCTCAAACTCTGCGAAGAGCCTGTCAAGGGCCTTCGGCTGATCGCCAAGGAGTTCAACATCCTCGGCGCAGAGAAAATGAAAAAGGACCAGATGATCCGGGCCATCCTCCGCGAGCATCTGAACCGTCAGGGCCTCGCCCTCTCCGAAGGCACTCTCGAGGTGCTGCCGGACGGCTACGGGTTCATCCGCACCCGCAGCTACATCCAGAACGACGACGACGTCTACGTCTCCCCGTCGCAACTCAAGCGGTTCGGCCTGATGAACGGCGATCACGTCATCGCCCAGGTGCGCCTGCCGAAAGATGACGAGAGCTACCATTCGCTCCTGCGCATCGAAGCGGTGAACGGCCTCAGCCTCGAGCATCTGTCGAAGCGCAAGAATTTCGAAGACGGCGTGCCGGTCTTCCCGACGAACCGGTTCACCCTCGAAACGAGCGACCTCGATACGTCGATGCGGGTCTTCGACCTCATCTGCCCCATCGGAAAAGGCCAGCGCGGCCTGATCGTCGCCCCCCCGAAAGCCGGCAAGACGGTTCTGCTCAAGAAGCTCGCCAACGCGATCATCGCGAACCATCCCGAAGTCCTGATGCTGATTCTGCTGATCGACGAGCGGCCCGAGGAAGTCACAGACATGCGCCGCTCGGTCGATGCCGAAGTCGTCGCTTCGACGTTCGACGAACATATCAGCCACCATATAAAAGTATCCGAACTGCTCCTGGAAAAGGCGAAACGGTACGTCGAGCTCGGGCGCGACGTCGTGATCCTGCTCGACTCGATCACGCGGCTGGCCCGCGCCTACAACATCTCGGTTCCGTCGGCCGGCCAGACCCTCACCGGCGGCGTGAACCCGTTCGCCCTTCACAAGCCGAAGCGCTTCCTGGGCGCGGCCCGCCAGATCGAAGGCGGCGGCAGCCTGACGGTCATCGCCACGGCGCTGATCGACACCGGTTCCAAGATGGACGAAGTCATCTTCGAGGAGTTCAAGGGCACCGGCAACATGGAGCTGCACCTCGACCGCAAGCTGTTCAACAAGCGCGTCTTCCCCTGCATCGACGTGAAGATGTCCGGCACGCGCAAGGAAGAGCTGCTGATGAACGCCGAAGACCTCAACAAGGTCATCATTCTACGACGAGCCTTCGAGGAGAAGGGGAACCAGGAAGTCATCGAAATGCTCGTGAAGAGCATTTCGGCCACGAAGAGCAACGCCGAGTTCCTCTCGCTGATCAACCCGAACTACAAAGGCTCAGGGAAGAGCGGCAGCTGA
- a CDS encoding M23 family metallopeptidase, giving the protein MQEPVIRPLPGRVRYALILVAFIGLQILPPDPAVSSFEAKGTFSVTPLWRLVASELFRLARRHAPTLDETLMALAGEQDGGAKNTKSYKIASVSSRQYSDSDLFWPVNGEISSGFGMRRHPITRRSSFHTGIDIRSMNGTPIACPIDGIVVSASRAGAMGREVRIQSGNMTLVFGHLSAYRCKVGQRIRAGQLLGLVGSSGRTTGPHLHFAIKHDGRWVNPLPYLTARRLASR; this is encoded by the coding sequence ATGCAGGAACCCGTTATCCGCCCCTTGCCCGGCCGCGTACGGTATGCGCTGATTCTGGTCGCGTTCATCGGCCTCCAGATCCTGCCGCCCGATCCGGCCGTTTCGTCGTTCGAGGCGAAAGGGACGTTTTCCGTGACGCCGCTCTGGCGGCTTGTAGCCTCGGAACTCTTCCGGCTGGCCCGCCGCCATGCGCCCACCCTGGATGAGACGCTGATGGCGCTCGCCGGCGAGCAGGACGGCGGCGCGAAAAATACGAAAAGCTATAAAATAGCGAGCGTCTCCAGCCGCCAGTATTCCGACTCGGATCTCTTCTGGCCGGTGAACGGGGAGATTTCGTCCGGCTTCGGCATGCGCAGGCACCCGATCACCCGGCGCTCCTCCTTCCATACCGGCATCGACATCCGGTCGATGAACGGCACGCCCATCGCCTGTCCGATCGACGGGATCGTCGTTTCGGCCAGCCGGGCCGGCGCCATGGGCCGGGAAGTCCGCATTCAGAGCGGTAACATGACCCTCGTGTTCGGCCACCTTTCCGCATACCGGTGCAAGGTCGGCCAGCGAATTCGCGCGGGACAGCTTCTCGGCCTGGTCGGCAGCTCCGGACGCACGACGGGGCCGCACCTGCATTTCGCCATCAAACACGACGGCCGCTGGGTCAACCCGCTGCCGTATCTTACGGCGCGACGCCTTGCCAGCCGTTGA
- a CDS encoding tetratricopeptide repeat protein has translation MTGSRREAHAKNLAFLLLFAACCAADAVEPAHPLEPRGLHEAAAISENALTAYENGYRHYRAGRFSDAMRCFQEALKREPNLLKAHYWLGKVYREMGRLREADFHWEEVLRLQKLVRERREALSVQTNEYPALSQLKQTRKREEEAEESFQEGKHLLKEGHWEGAVACIKKAVGLYPANPDYQKLLARLLWDRNDRQASAKTYVDMLDLHRDTDRDLVEEATDRLVKAGWHKEAARILREATRRFSGDAVFQQRLSSIEDRGDAKPVSSGTVIDRSRGLAILDIGLESGLTLADEYTLKLRSFRPGESITDPKTGRVIGRHPDTVTADLLVTKVFARSCWALIRQDHGRGVKAGDLIEVQSGER, from the coding sequence ATGACCGGCTCTCGACGGGAGGCGCACGCGAAGAATCTCGCGTTCCTGCTCCTTTTCGCCGCGTGCTGCGCCGCCGACGCCGTCGAACCGGCACACCCTCTCGAGCCGCGCGGACTCCACGAGGCCGCGGCGATTTCCGAAAACGCCCTCACGGCGTATGAGAACGGTTATCGGCATTACCGCGCCGGACGGTTCAGCGACGCGATGCGTTGTTTCCAGGAGGCGCTCAAGCGCGAACCGAACCTCTTGAAGGCCCATTACTGGCTAGGCAAGGTGTATCGCGAAATGGGACGACTGCGCGAAGCCGACTTCCACTGGGAGGAAGTGCTGAGACTTCAGAAACTCGTCCGAGAGCGGCGCGAAGCGCTGAGCGTCCAGACGAACGAGTATCCGGCGCTCAGCCAGTTGAAACAAACACGGAAGCGCGAGGAGGAAGCCGAAGAGTCGTTCCAGGAGGGAAAACACCTTCTCAAGGAAGGCCACTGGGAAGGCGCGGTCGCCTGCATCAAGAAGGCAGTCGGGCTGTATCCCGCGAATCCCGACTACCAGAAACTCCTCGCCCGTCTTCTGTGGGACCGCAACGACCGCCAGGCCAGCGCGAAAACCTACGTCGACATGCTCGATCTGCACCGGGACACGGATCGGGACCTCGTCGAAGAAGCGACCGACCGGCTCGTGAAGGCTGGCTGGCACAAAGAAGCGGCCCGTATTCTTCGGGAGGCCACGCGACGTTTTTCCGGCGATGCCGTCTTCCAGCAACGGCTTTCTTCGATCGAGGATCGCGGCGATGCGAAGCCGGTCTCATCCGGCACCGTCATCGACCGCTCGCGCGGACTGGCGATTCTGGATATCGGGCTTGAATCCGGGCTGACACTTGCCGATGAATATACATTGAAGCTGCGTTCGTTCCGGCCCGGCGAGTCGATTACCGACCCGAAGACCGGCCGGGTCATCGGGCGGCACCCCGACACGGTGACGGCAGATCTGCTGGTGACCAAGGTGTTCGCACGATCGTGCTGGGCATTGATCCGACAGGATCACGGACGCGGCGTGAAAGCGGGTGATTTGATTGAAGTCCAAAGCGGCGAGCGGTGA
- a CDS encoding GerMN domain-containing protein encodes MQPVIKKRQRHQPENFLFILMGLILMGLLISGYFLFVDKVLPSLTGTSGSPDPSQTATRSGSESSSAGSAETVIPEGEGMAVTLYFGARGGEHLVREVRKIPEQKMLLNQATDLVKELIKGPFSQGSRALIPGGTQLRSLFYSQGTFYVDFSKEFAEMHPGGAIEETLTLYSVVNTLTELDRKARVRFLINGLEQETLKGHAGLKNAFSRYEQLLLSPGS; translated from the coding sequence ATGCAGCCAGTCATCAAAAAGCGTCAGCGGCATCAACCCGAGAATTTTCTCTTCATCCTGATGGGTTTGATTCTCATGGGGCTTCTGATATCGGGATACTTCCTGTTCGTCGACAAGGTTCTGCCCAGCCTGACGGGGACGTCCGGAAGTCCGGATCCGTCTCAGACGGCAACCAGATCAGGATCGGAGAGTTCCTCGGCGGGGAGCGCCGAAACAGTCATCCCCGAAGGGGAAGGAATGGCCGTGACGCTGTATTTCGGAGCACGCGGCGGCGAGCATCTCGTGAGGGAAGTACGGAAAATTCCCGAGCAGAAGATGCTTCTGAATCAGGCCACGGATCTGGTCAAAGAACTCATCAAAGGCCCGTTTTCGCAGGGATCGCGTGCGTTGATTCCGGGGGGCACCCAGCTTCGATCGCTCTTCTACAGCCAGGGCACCTTTTACGTCGATTTTTCGAAAGAATTCGCGGAAATGCATCCCGGAGGAGCTATCGAAGAGACCTTGACGCTGTATTCCGTCGTCAACACTCTGACCGAACTCGATCGGAAGGCCCGGGTCAGATTTCTCATCAACGGTCTGGAGCAGGAAACGCTGAAAGGCCATGCAGGCCTGAAGAACGCTTTTTCGAGATACGAGCAGCTCCTGCTCTCTCCCGGGTCATGA
- a CDS encoding NHL repeat-containing protein has translation MKIMNRLTPLVVSLLALGLMTGCVPDKYGFSTEFGKPGSGRGEFLSPADMDLSPDGDLVISDSGNNRIQVVSPKNGAYKLAFGEYGTSGFKISGIAGCGVNPLTGDIWVCDMRGNKLVKFSKTGAPLLKVDKKMKSPIDVAIDRQGNIYVLMSKQADIVKFDGFGNHIGNIGGTGKTALVFPTSITAREDALYVTDYGGKRILKMSLTGELIKEYTKKGEYEDLKGPSNIFIDSRGNLLVLDMGEVPIAILAPDGQLLSKIGEFGNEKGQFLYPRGIVSTSNGEIFVLDNSRNCVLTFKNASK, from the coding sequence ATGAAAATCATGAACCGGCTGACACCGCTCGTCGTATCACTTCTCGCCTTGGGCTTGATGACCGGATGCGTGCCCGACAAGTATGGATTCTCTACTGAATTCGGCAAACCCGGCTCCGGGAGAGGGGAATTTCTCAGCCCCGCCGACATGGATCTCAGCCCGGACGGCGATCTGGTCATTTCCGATTCCGGAAACAACAGAATCCAGGTCGTATCGCCGAAGAACGGTGCCTATAAACTGGCCTTCGGCGAGTATGGCACGAGCGGCTTCAAGATATCCGGCATTGCCGGCTGCGGCGTGAATCCCCTTACCGGCGACATCTGGGTGTGCGACATGCGCGGAAACAAGCTGGTGAAGTTCTCGAAGACGGGCGCCCCTCTTCTGAAAGTCGACAAGAAGATGAAGTCGCCCATCGACGTCGCCATCGACAGGCAGGGCAACATTTATGTCCTAATGTCCAAACAGGCCGATATCGTCAAGTTTGACGGCTTCGGAAACCACATCGGGAATATCGGAGGAACCGGCAAGACGGCCCTCGTGTTCCCCACGTCCATCACCGCCCGGGAAGACGCGCTGTATGTGACCGATTACGGCGGCAAACGCATCCTCAAAATGAGCCTCACCGGCGAACTCATCAAGGAATACACGAAGAAAGGCGAGTATGAAGATCTGAAGGGACCGTCCAACATCTTCATCGACTCCCGCGGAAATCTCCTCGTTCTCGATATGGGCGAGGTTCCGATCGCCATTCTCGCCCCCGACGGACAGCTTCTTTCGAAAATCGGGGAGTTCGGTAACGAGAAAGGGCAGTTTTTGTATCCCCGGGGCATCGTCTCCACGTCGAACGGCGAGATTTTTGTGCTCGACAACAGCCGCAACTGCGTTCTGACGTTCAAAAATGCATCGAAATAG
- a CDS encoding N-acetylmuramoyl-L-alanine amidase has protein sequence MISNRFRRSWRHTLAAGAAVVLFMAGPSFAQENERSKGYINAREFAESQGIAYQWFPMQKTLVLTRGGRTMRLTVGKTDALVNEQPFALPSPPVLENGQVIVPARSIINAFASQQASQKPLLTKPPQVKIESPEETTEEEESDELGPDTPADETPALQPAQQRPAAPPPPVVLTTAPAEEPTVEEEKVSTLVTVRHSVREDHTRVVLEFDGPMQFTTENLGKGKLKLRINGCRNIIPTKRSNPAGRDLKSVTFHAGPDRKGLVVNFDAVSGESPPVIETVANPYRIVLSFKAPPDILASASQKLAAASETTEVPPKPASAAAAIPASASGQVAAAPSLPPEPVKAEKPGTTEPAQAEPPAREPAKNVKIDVPLETLTRTVFTGRAIVIDPGHGGSDMGVTANGLSPEKEITLSIAAKLRQTLRQMGFNAYLLRSQDTTMSPADRLAAANKAGGDLVISLHVGGSSDETIEGAACFSYDSAGITFEGESGGKISPHTVYGDWAKSTRFDLARFLSGKIRDRLVQHLSARDRGVRPLPLLPLRFMVYPAVLVEVGMLSNPTEGPKLSTSAYQEAAARSIANGIVDFFNSIKLNP, from the coding sequence ATGATATCGAACCGTTTCCGGCGCTCCTGGCGCCATACCCTTGCCGCGGGCGCGGCGGTCGTCCTGTTCATGGCCGGGCCCTCGTTCGCCCAGGAAAACGAGCGCTCGAAGGGCTACATCAACGCCCGCGAGTTCGCCGAATCGCAGGGAATCGCGTACCAATGGTTTCCCATGCAGAAAACCCTCGTGCTGACCCGCGGCGGCCGGACGATGCGCCTGACGGTGGGCAAAACCGATGCGCTGGTCAACGAACAGCCGTTCGCCCTTCCCTCGCCGCCGGTCCTGGAGAACGGGCAGGTGATCGTCCCGGCAAGATCGATCATCAATGCGTTCGCTTCCCAGCAGGCCTCACAGAAGCCTCTCCTGACGAAACCGCCGCAGGTGAAGATCGAAAGTCCCGAAGAGACGACAGAGGAAGAAGAATCGGATGAACTCGGCCCGGACACCCCCGCCGACGAAACCCCCGCCTTGCAACCGGCGCAGCAGCGGCCTGCGGCCCCGCCCCCCCCTGTCGTTCTGACAACCGCCCCGGCGGAGGAGCCGACGGTCGAGGAAGAGAAGGTCTCGACGCTCGTAACCGTCCGTCATTCGGTTCGTGAAGATCATACCCGCGTCGTGCTGGAGTTCGACGGCCCGATGCAGTTCACGACCGAAAATCTGGGGAAAGGCAAGCTCAAGCTTCGCATCAACGGCTGCCGGAACATCATCCCCACGAAGCGGTCGAATCCGGCAGGTCGCGACCTGAAGAGCGTCACCTTCCACGCGGGCCCCGACCGGAAAGGCCTCGTCGTGAATTTCGACGCCGTTTCCGGAGAATCCCCTCCGGTCATCGAAACGGTTGCCAATCCGTACCGGATCGTGCTGTCCTTCAAGGCTCCCCCCGATATCCTGGCCTCCGCCTCACAGAAACTGGCGGCTGCAAGCGAAACGACCGAAGTGCCGCCGAAACCAGCTTCGGCAGCGGCTGCGATTCCGGCGTCCGCATCCGGCCAGGTCGCGGCGGCCCCGTCGCTCCCCCCGGAGCCCGTCAAAGCAGAAAAACCCGGGACGACGGAGCCCGCCCAGGCAGAGCCTCCCGCGCGCGAACCGGCAAAGAACGTCAAAATCGACGTTCCTCTCGAGACGCTGACGCGAACGGTGTTCACGGGGCGAGCAATCGTCATCGATCCGGGCCACGGCGGCTCGGATATGGGGGTCACCGCGAACGGCCTCTCCCCGGAAAAGGAAATCACGCTCTCCATCGCCGCGAAACTCAGGCAGACGCTACGCCAGATGGGTTTCAACGCCTACCTCCTGCGTTCCCAGGACACGACGATGTCGCCCGCCGACAGGCTCGCTGCGGCGAACAAGGCCGGGGGCGACCTGGTCATTTCCCTTCACGTCGGAGGCTCTTCGGACGAAACGATCGAGGGAGCAGCCTGCTTCAGCTACGACAGCGCAGGCATCACGTTCGAAGGAGAGTCCGGCGGAAAGATTTCCCCGCATACGGTCTACGGAGACTGGGCGAAATCGACCCGTTTCGATCTGGCGCGCTTCCTGTCGGGAAAAATTCGCGATCGGCTCGTCCAGCACCTCTCGGCCCGGGATCGGGGCGTCAGGCCCCTCCCGCTTCTTCCCCTCAGGTTCATGGTCTACCCCGCCGTGCTGGTGGAAGTGGGGATGCTCTCGAATCCCACGGAAGGGCCGAAACTTAGCACCAGCGCATATCAGGAAGCCGCGGCGCGTTCCATCGCCAATGGGATCGTCGACTTTTTCAACAGCATCAAGCTGAATCCGTAA
- a CDS encoding tetratricopeptide repeat protein, producing MINIEDRDLANQHFDRGLSFDMRGKLTDAITEMEKAVKLDPLFAEAYNKLGDFYMKKGLITQAVDMFKKSSELKPEVENSHFDLGCAYAHLGRHSEALYEFQKALSIDPKHFEIYGRMGHVYLEMAMYGEAIENLKRALVKDPGDVMARFMLGQALMQVNHPIEAIQQFEKVIEHYSNLIRFKNRYAEGHYYIGRSYFFLQQHEKAVEYLLKAVEYDTDEIDFHYSFGMLYSDADAFFALAEAQQATGDYAGARENLRKAVELEPKNERFRALQQKLS from the coding sequence ATGATCAATATCGAGGATCGGGATCTCGCCAACCAGCACTTTGACCGCGGCCTGTCGTTCGACATGCGCGGCAAACTCACCGACGCCATCACCGAAATGGAGAAGGCCGTCAAGCTCGACCCCCTATTCGCCGAGGCGTATAACAAGCTCGGCGACTTCTACATGAAGAAGGGGCTCATCACGCAGGCCGTCGATATGTTCAAGAAGTCGAGCGAACTCAAGCCCGAGGTCGAGAACTCGCATTTCGATCTCGGGTGTGCCTATGCCCATCTCGGACGTCATTCCGAAGCGCTCTACGAGTTCCAGAAAGCGCTGAGCATCGACCCGAAGCATTTCGAGATCTACGGCCGCATGGGCCACGTGTATCTCGAGATGGCGATGTACGGCGAAGCGATCGAGAATCTGAAGCGGGCCCTCGTGAAAGATCCGGGCGACGTCATGGCCCGATTCATGCTCGGTCAGGCGCTGATGCAGGTGAACCACCCGATCGAGGCGATCCAGCAGTTCGAGAAGGTGATCGAGCATTACTCGAACCTGATCCGGTTCAAGAACCGGTATGCCGAGGGCCACTACTACATCGGCCGCAGCTATTTCTTCCTGCAGCAACACGAAAAGGCCGTCGAATACCTGCTCAAGGCCGTCGAATACGACACCGACGAGATCGATTTCCATTACAGCTTCGGCATGCTGTACAGCGATGCCGACGCGTTCTTCGCCCTCGCGGAAGCGCAGCAGGCGACGGGCGATTACGCCGGCGCCCGCGAGAACCTCCGCAAGGCCGTCGAGCTCGAGCCGAAGAACGAACGGTTCCGGGCCCTTCAGCAGAAACTGAGTTAG
- the smpB gene encoding SsrA-binding protein SmpB codes for MKSKAASGDGTKLIAANKRAFHEYFILDKLEVGIVLVGSELRPCREGRVNLKDGYAEAENGQLWLNEVHIGSNPFSNRLDHAPLRRRRLLAHKREILKLQQKLKVTGHTLIPLRMYFKKGNVKVELGLAKGKAQYDKRETIAKKDLKRELDREMSERRR; via the coding sequence TTGAAGTCCAAAGCGGCGAGCGGTGACGGCACCAAGCTGATAGCGGCCAACAAACGGGCGTTCCACGAGTATTTCATTCTCGACAAGCTCGAAGTCGGCATCGTCCTCGTCGGCTCGGAGCTCCGCCCCTGCCGGGAAGGCCGGGTCAACCTCAAGGACGGGTATGCCGAGGCCGAGAACGGCCAGTTATGGCTGAACGAAGTCCACATCGGCTCGAACCCCTTCTCGAACAGGCTCGATCATGCCCCACTGCGCCGCAGGCGCCTGCTCGCGCACAAGCGCGAGATCCTGAAGCTTCAACAGAAACTGAAAGTCACCGGACACACCCTCATTCCGCTCCGGATGTATTTCAAGAAAGGGAACGTCAAGGTCGAGCTGGGCCTGGCCAAAGGCAAAGCCCAGTATGACAAGCGGGAAACGATCGCGAAGAAAGACCTGAAGCGCGAGCTCGACCGCGAGATGAGCGAGAGAAGGCGATGA
- a CDS encoding prepilin-type N-terminal cleavage/methylation domain-containing protein, whose translation MKRKGFTLIELMIVIAIIGVLAAIALPHFNRVRERARQNKCWENSSLLTRMTELYNTERGEFPGTIDDLKPLLVGNSLPVCPSGGTYQWLPSTDEKKVHCYPNHGCASSTYGG comes from the coding sequence ATGAAAAGAAAAGGCTTCACGCTCATCGAACTGATGATCGTCATCGCGATCATCGGAGTTCTGGCGGCCATCGCACTTCCTCATTTCAACAGGGTCCGCGAGCGAGCCCGGCAGAACAAGTGCTGGGAAAACTCATCCCTGCTCACCCGCATGACCGAGTTGTACAATACCGAACGCGGGGAATTTCCCGGAACGATCGATGATCTGAAACCTCTCCTCGTCGGGAATTCTCTCCCTGTCTGCCCCTCGGGGGGCACGTATCAATGGCTCCCCTCTACAGATGAGAAGAAGGTTCATTGCTATCCGAATCATGGATGTGCCAGCTCCACCTACGGCGGTTGA
- a CDS encoding rod-binding protein, whose product MENIRRLSAPSGVSAKAAVPGYDRLSDDKKKELKKLETACNDFESIFVMQMMKEMRKTVHKTGLVSGGMAENIFTDMLDQERSKNAPVGVGQILFKELARAIVPPTRKPR is encoded by the coding sequence TTGGAAAACATTCGCCGGTTGTCGGCCCCGTCGGGCGTTTCGGCCAAAGCCGCCGTGCCAGGCTACGACCGGCTGTCGGACGACAAGAAAAAAGAGCTGAAGAAGCTCGAAACAGCCTGCAACGACTTCGAATCGATCTTTGTCATGCAGATGATGAAGGAAATGAGGAAGACGGTGCACAAGACCGGTCTCGTAAGCGGCGGCATGGCGGAAAATATATTCACCGATATGCTAGACCAGGAACGGTCGAAGAACGCACCGGTCGGCGTCGGACAAATTCTGTTTAAGGAACTGGCACGCGCCATTGTCCCGCCGACGAGAAAACCCCGCTGA